In a genomic window of Candidatus Manganitrophaceae bacterium:
- the acpS gene encoding holo-ACP synthase, producing MIGIGVDLVKISRIQEISARWGDRFLDRVFTPAEQAYCLRRKFPPVHLSARFAVKEAILKALGTGLRMGTRWKEIETINNPAGKPEVRMSGRTRELADAQQVEEVFASITHDHDYSIAQVILARK from the coding sequence ATCATCGGCATCGGGGTCGATCTGGTTAAGATCTCCCGGATCCAAGAAATATCGGCGCGGTGGGGCGACCGTTTTCTCGATCGGGTCTTCACCCCGGCCGAGCAGGCCTATTGTCTCCGCCGCAAATTCCCGCCGGTCCACCTCTCCGCCCGGTTCGCGGTGAAAGAGGCGATCCTCAAAGCGCTCGGAACCGGACTCCGAATGGGAACCCGCTGGAAGGAGATTGAAACGATCAACAACCCGGCGGGAAAACCGGAGGTGAGGATGTCGGGCCGCACCCGGGAGCTGGCCGATGCGCAGCAGGTCGAAGAGGTCTTCGCCAGCATCACCCACGATCACGACTACTCGATCGCGCAGGTGATCTTAGCGAGGAAGTAG
- a CDS encoding pyridoxine 5'-phosphate synthase, with translation MARLGVNIDHVATVREARKARQPDPVAAAVLAELAGADGIVIHLREDRRHIRDRDLKLLRETLQTKLDLEMAATDEMIKIALEVKPEMVTLVPERRQELTTEGGLNVIANQDELRRAIELLHEGGIEVSLFIDPDPTQIKGSHKASADFIEIHTGPYANARGRERRTEFNHILEAARLASKLGMGVNAGHGLDYTNVAPVAQITEIEELNIGHSIIARAVLVGMAQAVREMKGLITGPQTSLGL, from the coding sequence TTGGCAAGGCTGGGGGTAAACATCGACCATGTGGCGACGGTGCGCGAGGCGCGAAAGGCCCGCCAGCCCGATCCGGTCGCCGCGGCGGTTTTAGCGGAGCTGGCCGGCGCCGACGGCATCGTCATCCACCTTCGGGAAGACCGCCGGCATATCCGCGACCGAGACCTCAAGCTCCTCCGTGAGACCCTACAAACCAAGCTCGATTTAGAGATGGCCGCCACCGACGAAATGATCAAGATCGCGCTGGAGGTCAAACCCGAAATGGTCACACTCGTTCCGGAGCGGCGGCAGGAGCTGACGACCGAGGGGGGGCTGAATGTCATCGCCAACCAGGACGAGCTGAGACGGGCGATCGAGCTCCTTCATGAGGGAGGAATCGAAGTCTCGCTTTTCATCGATCCCGACCCGACGCAGATTAAAGGGTCGCACAAAGCGTCGGCCGATTTTATCGAGATCCACACCGGCCCCTATGCCAACGCCCGGGGACGGGAGCGCCGGACCGAGTTCAACCATATCCTGGAGGCGGCGCGGCTCGCCTCCAAACTCGGCATGGGGGTAAACGCGGGACACGGCCTCGATTATACGAATGTCGCCCCGGTGGCGCAGATCACCGAGATAGAAGAGCTCAATATCGGCCACAGCATCATCGCACGTGCGGTGCTCGTCGGCATGGCGCAGGCGGTTCGGGAGATGAAGGGGCTGATCACCGGTCCCCAAACCTCTTTAGGCTTGTGA
- a CDS encoding HIT domain-containing protein translates to MNHLWAPWRMAYIKGEKPIGCILCENPRAKKDRQKLILARGKHAFIMMNLYPYNNGHLMVSPYAHVSTLEELPEKVTAELMQMMKQALGVLRKSYKPDGINVGLNLGKAAGAGIEEHLHFHIVPRWTGDTNFMTSVAEIRVIPEDLMESYRQLKRHFK, encoded by the coding sequence ATGAACCACCTCTGGGCCCCTTGGCGAATGGCTTATATCAAAGGAGAAAAGCCGATCGGTTGTATCCTCTGCGAGAACCCGCGGGCAAAAAAGGACCGTCAGAAGCTGATTCTTGCGCGGGGAAAACATGCGTTCATCATGATGAACCTCTATCCTTATAACAACGGGCATTTGATGGTCTCGCCCTATGCGCATGTCAGCACGCTGGAAGAGCTCCCCGAAAAGGTCACCGCCGAGTTGATGCAGATGATGAAGCAAGCGCTCGGCGTGCTCCGGAAGAGCTACAAACCGGACGGCATCAATGTCGGGCTCAACCTCGGCAAAGCGGCGGGGGCGGGGATCGAGGAGCACCTCCATTTTCATATCGTCCCTCGCTGGACCGGGGACACCAACTTCATGACCTCCGTCGCGGAGATCCGGGTGATTCCCGAAGATCTGATGGAGAGCTACCGACAGTTAAAACGCCACTTCAAGTGA
- a CDS encoding NAD(P)H-hydrate dehydratase: MKIVTAEEMKQLDRKATTDYAIPSLLLMENAARGLVDEIERTIAPVRGKRVLILAGRGNNGGDGIAAARHFRMRGGAATVYLLSPIEKVTGDARISLDIWMQSGGALQVIGSFRWNHLVRELAESDLIIDALLGTGLSHPVEGDFAKAITLMNQSEGLHPAVRPIVAIDIPSGISADTGEILGTAVKADFTFTMALPKRGHYLQEGLEYRGKLGIVDIGFPPALIEAAKIPIDLITPAQLIGFPPPRPRGAHKGTAGHLLIIAGSLGKKGAALLSSRAALRCGAGLVTVALPKSIDPATAGLLEAMTFPLPETEEGTISLASEKRLADAIEGKEGVAIGPGLSQNEETQRLIRTVVAETAQPIVVDADGLNALAGDLSVLKRRKTPAILTPHPGEMGRLTGKSAAEIQKERFTVAAAFAEQWNAIVVLKGAHTLIAAPDGSVRVNNTGNPGMATAGMGDALTGMIGAWLAQGVAPLDAATWGVALHGHAGDLAAAARGEIGLITSDLIEKIPEAIQTLRALPEKRNRSTEGRDGKAARD, translated from the coding sequence ATGAAGATCGTCACCGCGGAGGAGATGAAGCAGCTCGATCGGAAGGCGACGACCGATTACGCCATCCCCTCGCTCCTGTTGATGGAGAACGCCGCGCGGGGCTTGGTCGACGAGATCGAGCGGACGATCGCGCCGGTTCGCGGCAAGCGGGTCCTCATCCTGGCGGGCCGGGGAAACAACGGCGGCGATGGAATCGCGGCGGCGCGGCACTTCCGGATGCGGGGAGGCGCCGCCACCGTTTACCTCCTCTCCCCGATCGAAAAGGTGACCGGCGATGCCCGCATCTCCCTCGACATCTGGATGCAGAGCGGCGGGGCGCTTCAGGTGATCGGCTCGTTCCGCTGGAATCACCTGGTGCGGGAGCTGGCCGAGAGCGATTTGATCATCGACGCGCTTCTCGGGACCGGCCTCTCCCATCCGGTCGAAGGGGACTTTGCGAAGGCGATCACCCTGATGAACCAATCGGAGGGTCTCCACCCGGCGGTCCGGCCGATCGTCGCGATCGATATCCCGTCGGGGATTTCGGCCGACACCGGAGAGATCCTGGGGACCGCCGTGAAGGCCGACTTCACCTTTACGATGGCCCTTCCGAAGCGGGGACACTACCTCCAGGAGGGGCTGGAATACCGGGGAAAGCTCGGCATCGTCGACATCGGCTTCCCGCCGGCGCTGATCGAGGCGGCCAAGATCCCGATCGACCTGATCACCCCGGCGCAGCTGATCGGCTTCCCCCCTCCCCGCCCGCGGGGGGCGCACAAGGGAACGGCGGGGCACCTCCTGATCATCGCCGGATCGCTCGGCAAAAAAGGGGCGGCGCTGTTGTCGTCGCGGGCGGCGCTCCGCTGCGGCGCGGGATTGGTGACCGTCGCCCTCCCCAAATCGATCGATCCGGCGACCGCGGGATTACTGGAGGCGATGACCTTCCCCCTTCCGGAGACGGAAGAGGGGACGATCTCATTGGCCTCGGAAAAACGTCTCGCGGACGCGATCGAAGGAAAAGAGGGGGTGGCGATCGGTCCCGGTCTTTCTCAGAATGAGGAGACGCAGCGGCTGATTCGAACGGTCGTCGCGGAAACCGCGCAGCCGATCGTCGTCGATGCCGACGGTCTCAATGCGCTGGCGGGGGATCTCTCGGTGTTGAAGCGGCGGAAAACCCCGGCGATCTTAACCCCGCATCCGGGGGAGATGGGCCGCCTCACCGGGAAGAGCGCGGCCGAGATTCAGAAGGAGCGGTTCACCGTCGCCGCCGCATTTGCAGAGCAATGGAATGCCATCGTCGTCTTAAAGGGGGCTCATACGCTGATCGCGGCCCCCGACGGGAGCGTCCGGGTCAACAACACCGGAAATCCCGGAATGGCGACCGCCGGAATGGGAGATGCGCTGACCGGAATGATCGGCGCCTGGCTGGCGCAGGGGGTCGCGCCGCTCGATGCGGCCACCTGGGGGGTGGCGCTCCATGGACATGCCGGAGATCTGGCGGCCGCAGCGCGCGGTGAGATCGGGTTGATCACCTCCGATCTGATTGAAAAAATTCCGGAGGCGATTCAAACGCTCCGCGCCCTCCCGGAGAAACGAAACCGATCAACAGAAGGGCGTGACGGCAAGGCCGCACGCGATTGA
- the tsaE gene encoding tRNA (adenosine(37)-N6)-threonylcarbamoyltransferase complex ATPase subunit type 1 TsaE: MRLIDRTGGAETPAERPEEALTLLSEGEASTAALGERLGREATGGEVIALIGPLGAGKTRFVQGLARGLDVPIRYVNSPTFILLQCHEGRLPLYHIDLYRLERAAEFEALGLEEFLEGDGVCAVEWADKGLALLPPARLTATFRYAGEGRREIDLSAVGEGYIQWLQKIKEERRWEIAEKKK; encoded by the coding sequence ATGCGATTGATCGATCGGACGGGCGGCGCGGAGACGCCGGCAGAAAGACCCGAAGAAGCGCTGACCCTGCTGAGCGAGGGAGAGGCATCGACGGCGGCGCTGGGGGAACGGCTCGGACGGGAGGCGACCGGCGGCGAGGTGATCGCACTGATCGGGCCGCTCGGTGCGGGGAAAACCCGCTTCGTCCAGGGGCTGGCCAGAGGTCTGGATGTCCCGATCCGGTATGTCAACAGCCCGACGTTTATCCTCCTCCAATGCCATGAAGGGCGGCTCCCCCTCTACCACATCGATCTCTATCGGCTGGAGAGAGCGGCCGAGTTCGAAGCGCTCGGCCTGGAAGAATTTCTGGAGGGAGACGGGGTCTGCGCGGTGGAGTGGGCCGACAAAGGGCTCGCGCTGCTCCCCCCCGCCCGGCTGACGGCGACCTTTCGCTACGCGGGAGAAGGGCGGCGGGAGATCGACCTCTCGGCCGTCGGAGAAGGCTACATACAATGGCTTCAAAAAATTAAGGAAGAGCGCCGATGGGAAATAGCCGAAAAGAAGAAATAG
- a CDS encoding uracil-DNA glycosylase, which yields MGNSRKEEIAALARQIRARLDWYREEGVDSWPRLAASKPTPPPPEIPTPADIAVSSLLSDVPSGGDLLPLVPPSKTLEEIRGEIGDCQRCKLCSTRKNIVFGTGDPNASLMFVGEAPGQDEDLQGKPFVGRAGQLLTKMIEAMGLSRETVYIANIIKCRPPENRNPQPDEIAACRPFLEMQIAAIRPKVVCALGTFSAQTLLGTQQKISALRGKFHDYRGVKVLPTFHPAYLLRNPSEKKSVWEDLKKIMEELKKMEMEK from the coding sequence ATGGGAAATAGCCGAAAAGAAGAAATAGCCGCCCTGGCGCGGCAGATCCGTGCTCGGCTCGATTGGTATCGGGAAGAAGGGGTCGATAGCTGGCCGCGGTTGGCCGCTTCGAAACCGACCCCGCCGCCGCCGGAGATCCCCACCCCCGCCGATATCGCAGTCTCCTCTCTTCTCAGCGACGTCCCGAGCGGCGGAGACCTCCTCCCTCTTGTCCCGCCGTCGAAGACATTGGAGGAGATCCGCGGGGAGATCGGCGATTGCCAGCGCTGCAAGCTCTGCAGCACCCGGAAGAACATCGTCTTCGGCACCGGAGATCCGAACGCCTCTTTGATGTTCGTCGGCGAAGCCCCCGGACAAGATGAAGACCTCCAGGGAAAGCCGTTCGTCGGCCGGGCCGGACAGCTCCTGACGAAGATGATTGAGGCGATGGGACTCTCGCGCGAGACGGTCTACATCGCGAATATCATTAAATGCCGTCCGCCGGAGAACCGCAACCCCCAGCCGGACGAGATCGCCGCCTGCAGACCGTTTCTTGAGATGCAGATTGCGGCGATCCGGCCGAAGGTCGTCTGCGCCCTCGGCACCTTTTCGGCCCAGACGCTGCTCGGGACACAGCAGAAGATCTCCGCCCTGCGCGGAAAATTCCACGACTATCGCGGGGTGAAAGTCCTCCCGACCTTCCACCCCGCCTACCTCCTCCGCAATCCGAGCGAGAAGAAAAGTGTCTGGGAAGATTTAAAAAAGATCATGGAGGAATTAAAAAAGATGGAAATGGAAAAATGA
- a CDS encoding diguanylate cyclase, with amino-acid sequence MRIAIIGAGKGGTSLLEILSEDPSIKITGVADRKKSAPGLRLARALSIPTTTDFNDLLGKKNDIIINVTGSPRVEAVLQASRRTGIEIISGQSAKLTWALIDERQKSQRETERLLSEYLSLYDLSLKLSSNENINRIYMTVIDYATDLTRTPAGSLAMFDEEQGEMVLVAAKGFSRNFSRVRRWKVRKGGLTTHILNQKGVMVIEDLFRHPKFNNPVLLKEKVHAVAAIPLWNEGKILGLLYVDDFKPRFFSEKETSLLSLVSTIAATTIGKAKVLERTRLMAITDELTGLYNHRHLLQQLSSEFSRTQRYGRALTLAMIDIDHFKRYNDTHGHLLGNEILRTLGDLIRKNIRETDIAARYGGEEFSIIMPETNRTKGRLIAERLRQTIAVYPFKPAAPRGEAITISIGLASYPENAGSSHDLIEEADRALYRAKTMGRNRVYVSLTRGKKGGKQS; translated from the coding sequence ATGCGGATTGCCATCATCGGCGCCGGGAAGGGAGGGACCTCCCTCCTGGAGATTCTGTCCGAAGATCCTTCGATTAAAATCACCGGGGTGGCCGACCGGAAAAAGAGCGCTCCCGGCCTCCGGCTCGCCCGGGCGCTCTCCATTCCGACCACCACCGACTTCAACGACCTCTTGGGGAAAAAAAATGACATCATCATCAATGTCACCGGCTCACCGCGGGTCGAGGCGGTCCTTCAGGCCTCCAGAAGAACTGGGATCGAGATCATCAGCGGCCAATCGGCGAAGCTGACCTGGGCGTTGATTGATGAAAGGCAGAAGAGCCAACGCGAGACCGAACGGCTCCTCTCGGAATATCTCTCCCTCTATGATTTAAGCCTGAAACTCTCCTCCAACGAAAACATCAATCGAATTTACATGACGGTGATCGACTATGCGACCGATCTCACCCGGACCCCCGCCGGAAGCCTGGCGATGTTCGATGAGGAACAGGGGGAGATGGTCCTGGTCGCCGCAAAGGGGTTCTCCCGGAACTTTTCGCGCGTTCGCCGCTGGAAGGTGCGGAAAGGAGGATTGACGACGCACATCCTCAATCAGAAAGGGGTCATGGTGATCGAGGACCTCTTCCGGCACCCGAAATTCAACAACCCGGTCCTGCTCAAAGAGAAGGTGCATGCCGTCGCGGCGATCCCCCTTTGGAATGAGGGGAAGATCTTGGGTCTTCTTTATGTCGACGATTTCAAGCCCCGCTTTTTCTCTGAAAAGGAGACCTCGCTCCTCTCCTTGGTCTCGACGATCGCCGCGACCACCATCGGGAAGGCGAAGGTCTTGGAGAGGACCCGGCTGATGGCGATCACCGACGAGCTGACCGGCCTCTACAACCACCGGCATCTGCTGCAGCAGCTCTCTTCGGAGTTCTCCCGGACGCAACGCTATGGCCGGGCCTTGACCCTTGCGATGATCGACATCGACCACTTTAAGCGCTACAACGACACCCACGGACATCTGTTGGGAAATGAAATCCTCCGGACACTCGGGGACCTCATCCGAAAAAACATCCGCGAGACCGATATCGCGGCCCGGTATGGCGGGGAGGAATTCTCGATCATTATGCCGGAGACGAATCGGACCAAAGGAAGGTTGATTGCGGAGCGGCTGCGACAAACGATCGCCGTTTATCCATTTAAGCCGGCAGCGCCGCGGGGAGAGGCCATTACGATCAGCATCGGACTGGCCTCTTACCCGGAAAACGCCGGCTCCTCGCACGACCTGATCGAAGAAGCCGATCGCGCCCTCTACCGCGCGAAGACGATGGGCCGAAACCGGGTCTATGTCTCGTTGACGCGGGGGAAAAAGGGGGGGAAACAGTCTTGA
- the mutS gene encoding DNA mismatch repair protein MutS — translation MNEATPLMRQYLDIKRQNPDAILFFRVGDFYEMFYDDALTASKILQIALTSRDKSKENAVPLCGVPYHAASGYIAKLIKSGYAVAVCEQVEDPATAKGIVRREVVRVITPGTLIEPELLSPKENNYVAAVTWDFAAPLERGRSIGLSYLDLSTGDFRMASADRWSEMEGELAKVAPREVILPATLEGKEESIAPFHRRWPLRFVDPAFFIADRAEATLAAHFQLHSIASLGGDPAARLAAGALLRHVQETQKTALGNILSLRPHLPGEQLRLHPLAVRHLELIPTARGSEGTTLLSLLDRTVTAMGGRLLREWILRPLLSPAPIIARQEAVAAFYNDLPLRTRLRGLLQQVSDLERLIGRISLKAAHPRDFIALKESAALLPELQKALSGMTAPLIVDLIRGWDNLDEVYQMIENAILPDPPLSVKEGGVIRDGYLPPLDDLRRFQKEGRSMLTEVELQERRRTGIESLKVRYNQVFGYYIEVSETHLKKIPADYIRKQTLTRAERFTTDGLREIERKLVGAEEAIRAMEAAAFEEVRQTVSRQAARIQSMAQKIATLDLLAALAEVAHQNHYRRPEVNDGLTIRIIEGRHPVLEQIAKERFIPNDTLLDPPGHRLLILTGPNMAGKSTYMRQVALIVIMAQMGSFIPAREATIGVVDQIFTRVGAQDAIAEGMSTFMVEMTEMAQILRQATARSLVLLDEIGRGTSTFDGISIAWAIAEYTHSERLGARTLFATHYHELTQLAVNEGIRNYHVSVREWNDEIIFLRRMVEGGADKSYGIQVARLAGLPAEIVGRAKAVLTQLEESAWRPAVSLPAVQSDLFSPPSLPEREVHPVVQRLRRINPLQITPLQALQLLADLAEEAREGSPGAEESGAQER, via the coding sequence ATGAATGAAGCAACCCCCCTGATGAGGCAATACCTCGATATCAAGCGCCAAAACCCCGACGCAATTCTTTTTTTCCGCGTCGGGGACTTTTACGAGATGTTTTACGACGACGCGCTGACCGCGTCCAAGATTTTGCAAATCGCATTGACCTCCCGCGACAAGAGCAAAGAAAACGCCGTCCCCCTTTGCGGGGTGCCGTACCATGCCGCCTCCGGCTACATCGCGAAGCTGATCAAATCGGGATATGCCGTGGCGGTTTGCGAGCAGGTCGAAGATCCGGCGACGGCCAAGGGGATCGTCCGCCGCGAGGTCGTCCGGGTGATCACCCCCGGCACGCTGATCGAGCCGGAGCTGCTCTCCCCCAAGGAGAACAACTACGTCGCCGCCGTCACCTGGGACTTCGCCGCGCCGCTGGAGCGGGGCCGGTCGATCGGGCTCTCCTACCTCGATCTCTCGACCGGCGATTTTCGAATGGCCTCTGCCGACCGCTGGAGCGAGATGGAGGGGGAGCTTGCGAAGGTCGCCCCGCGGGAGGTGATCCTCCCCGCGACGCTCGAAGGGAAAGAAGAATCAATCGCCCCCTTTCATCGGCGCTGGCCGCTCCGCTTCGTCGACCCCGCTTTCTTTATCGCGGATCGGGCCGAGGCGACCCTCGCCGCCCATTTTCAGCTTCATTCCATCGCCTCGCTCGGCGGCGACCCCGCGGCGCGGCTCGCCGCCGGCGCCCTCTTGCGCCATGTCCAGGAGACACAGAAGACCGCGCTCGGAAACATCCTCTCGCTTCGCCCGCATCTCCCGGGGGAGCAGCTCCGCCTTCATCCCCTGGCGGTCCGGCACCTTGAATTAATCCCGACCGCGCGCGGATCGGAGGGAACGACCCTTCTCTCTCTCTTGGACCGGACCGTCACCGCGATGGGGGGGCGGCTCTTGCGCGAGTGGATCCTCCGGCCGCTCCTCTCCCCGGCCCCGATTATTGCACGGCAGGAGGCGGTCGCCGCTTTTTACAACGACCTTCCGCTGCGAACCCGGCTGCGGGGTCTTCTTCAGCAGGTCTCCGACCTGGAGCGGCTCATCGGCCGGATCAGCCTGAAAGCGGCGCATCCCCGCGATTTCATCGCGCTGAAAGAATCGGCCGCGCTCCTCCCGGAGCTCCAAAAAGCGCTCTCTGGAATGACGGCGCCGCTGATCGTCGATCTGATCCGAGGCTGGGACAACCTCGATGAGGTCTACCAGATGATCGAAAATGCGATCCTCCCCGATCCGCCCCTCTCCGTCAAAGAAGGAGGGGTGATCCGCGACGGCTACCTCCCGCCGCTCGACGACCTTCGCCGCTTCCAGAAGGAGGGGCGCTCGATGCTGACCGAGGTCGAGCTGCAGGAGCGACGCCGGACCGGGATCGAATCGCTCAAGGTCCGCTACAACCAGGTCTTCGGCTATTACATCGAGGTGAGCGAGACCCACCTGAAGAAGATTCCGGCCGATTACATCCGCAAGCAGACGCTGACCCGTGCCGAGCGCTTTACCACCGACGGGCTGCGGGAGATCGAGCGGAAGCTGGTCGGGGCGGAAGAGGCGATCCGGGCGATGGAGGCGGCCGCTTTCGAGGAGGTCCGCCAGACCGTCTCACGTCAGGCGGCCCGCATTCAATCGATGGCGCAGAAGATCGCGACGCTTGACCTGCTCGCCGCGCTCGCCGAGGTGGCGCACCAGAACCATTACCGCCGCCCCGAGGTCAACGACGGCCTAACGATCCGGATCATAGAGGGACGGCATCCGGTCTTGGAGCAGATTGCAAAAGAGCGCTTTATCCCGAACGACACCCTCCTCGACCCTCCCGGCCACCGGCTTTTGATTCTGACCGGGCCGAACATGGCGGGGAAGTCGACCTACATGCGCCAGGTGGCGCTGATCGTCATCATGGCGCAGATGGGGAGCTTCATCCCGGCGCGCGAAGCGACGATCGGGGTCGTCGATCAGATTTTCACCCGGGTCGGCGCCCAAGACGCCATCGCCGAAGGGATGAGCACTTTCATGGTCGAGATGACCGAGATGGCGCAGATCCTGAGGCAGGCGACCGCGCGCAGTCTCGTCCTGCTCGACGAGATCGGCCGCGGGACGAGCACCTTCGACGGCATCAGCATCGCCTGGGCGATCGCCGAGTATACCCACTCCGAGCGATTGGGGGCCCGCACCCTCTTTGCCACCCACTATCACGAGCTGACGCAGCTCGCGGTGAACGAAGGGATTCGGAACTACCATGTCTCGGTCCGCGAGTGGAACGATGAGATCATCTTTTTAAGACGGATGGTCGAAGGGGGGGCCGACAAAAGTTATGGGATTCAGGTCGCCCGGCTGGCCGGTCTCCCGGCGGAAATTGTCGGGCGGGCCAAAGCGGTTCTCACACAGCTCGAGGAGAGCGCCTGGCGCCCGGCCGTCTCCCTCCCCGCCGTACAGTCCGATCTCTTCTCCCCCCCTTCCCTCCCGGAACGGGAGGTCCACCCCGTGGTGCAGCGGCTTCGCCGGATCAACCCGCTTCAGATCACCCCCCTTCAGGCGCTCCAGCTTCTCGCCGATCTGGCGGAAGAAGCGCGCGAAGGATCGCCCGGCGCCGAGGAATCGGGCGCGCAAGAACGGTAA
- a CDS encoding LapA family protein, whose translation MFRLIFLILIVFLLFTFSYMNQEERISLHFIWGTPTPPVAVYLIVAGTFLIGTVFAVLMVFPGWLKLKLERRKLAKRIEQLESDLDHLRSEALRVTAPSHPSFSTDLDDTHDDLHGDG comes from the coding sequence ATGTTCCGATTGATTTTTCTCATCCTCATCGTCTTTCTCCTCTTCACCTTCTCCTATATGAACCAAGAAGAGCGGATCTCGCTCCACTTTATCTGGGGAACGCCGACCCCGCCGGTGGCGGTCTATTTGATCGTGGCCGGGACCTTTTTAATCGGGACCGTCTTTGCGGTGCTGATGGTCTTTCCGGGATGGCTGAAATTGAAATTGGAACGGCGGAAGCTGGCAAAGCGGATCGAGCAGCTCGAATCGGACCTCGATCACCTCCGCTCCGAGGCGCTGCGGGTGACGGCGCCGAGCCATCCTTCGTTCTCCACCGACCTGGACGACACCCATGACGACCTACACGGCGATGGGTGA